In a single window of the Bradyrhizobium sp. ORS 285 genome:
- a CDS encoding methyl-accepting chemotaxis protein: MRKNLPVTNVEYPITDDTLIVSKTDTKGKLTFFNEDFVKAAGFTEAELMGQPHNIVRHPDMPPEAFDNLWSTLKAGRPWVGAVKNRRKNGDYYWVLATASPIRKDGQVVGYTSVRTKLPSDQRAEAEQVYAAIREKKPHGYKIEDGIVRRRSMFDHLAMFTGKIVSRLSTLIAVQTVFFIVLGAISFGEGGLGAMIAAAGILLCGAIGLRTMKVIVGPLDHLNETMESITQGKLDTRMRIERDDEIGRALRNLQTVQTMVRFNARELIEQEQRAQRTRKQEMSELANSFEGAIGRIVDTVSSASGNLESSANSLSSTALRGQELSTTVAAASEEASANVQAVASATEELTSSVKEISRQVQESARIASDAVDQARRTNDRVGELSKAATRIGDVVELINTIAGQTNLLALNATIEAARAGEAGRGFAVVASEVKALAEQTAKATGEIGQQISGIQAATNESVGAIREISTTIERLSEIAAAVAAAVEEQGAATSEISRNIQHAATGTQQVSVNITDVQRGANETGDTSSLVLTAARQLSGDSNRLKQEVSRFLQSVRAA; this comes from the coding sequence ATGCGCAAAAACCTGCCTGTCACCAACGTCGAATATCCGATCACGGATGACACCCTGATCGTGTCGAAGACCGACACCAAGGGCAAGCTGACGTTCTTCAACGAGGATTTCGTCAAGGCCGCCGGCTTCACCGAGGCCGAGCTGATGGGCCAGCCGCACAACATCGTGCGCCATCCCGACATGCCCCCGGAGGCGTTCGACAATCTCTGGAGCACCCTGAAGGCAGGGCGGCCTTGGGTCGGCGCGGTCAAGAACCGCCGCAAGAACGGCGACTACTACTGGGTTCTGGCGACGGCGTCGCCGATCCGGAAAGATGGCCAGGTCGTCGGCTATACGTCGGTGCGCACCAAGCTGCCGTCCGACCAGCGGGCCGAGGCCGAGCAGGTCTATGCGGCGATCCGCGAGAAGAAGCCGCACGGCTACAAGATCGAGGACGGCATCGTCCGCCGCCGGTCGATGTTCGATCATCTCGCGATGTTCACCGGCAAGATCGTGTCGCGGCTGAGCACGCTGATCGCGGTGCAGACCGTGTTTTTCATCGTGCTCGGCGCGATCTCGTTCGGTGAGGGCGGACTGGGCGCCATGATCGCGGCGGCGGGTATCCTGCTGTGCGGAGCGATCGGCCTTCGCACGATGAAGGTCATCGTCGGCCCGCTCGATCATCTCAACGAGACGATGGAGAGCATCACCCAGGGCAAGCTCGACACCCGCATGCGCATCGAGCGCGACGACGAGATCGGGCGCGCCCTGCGCAACCTGCAGACCGTGCAGACGATGGTGCGCTTCAATGCCAGGGAGCTGATCGAGCAGGAGCAGCGGGCCCAGCGCACCCGCAAGCAGGAGATGTCGGAGCTCGCGAATAGTTTCGAAGGGGCCATCGGCAGAATCGTCGACACCGTCTCCTCGGCCTCCGGCAATCTGGAGAGCTCGGCGAATTCGCTGTCGAGCACCGCTCTGCGCGGGCAGGAGCTGTCGACGACCGTGGCCGCAGCCTCCGAAGAGGCATCGGCCAACGTCCAGGCCGTCGCCTCCGCAACGGAGGAGCTGACGTCCTCGGTCAAGGAGATCAGCCGCCAAGTGCAGGAATCCGCGCGCATCGCCTCCGACGCCGTCGATCAGGCGCGGCGGACCAACGACCGGGTCGGCGAACTGTCGAAGGCGGCCACCCGCATCGGCGACGTCGTCGAACTGATCAACACCATTGCCGGCCAGACCAACCTGCTGGCGCTCAACGCCACCATCGAGGCTGCGCGTGCGGGCGAAGCGGGCCGTGGCTTCGCGGTGGTCGCCTCCGAGGTCAAGGCGCTGGCCGAGCAGACGGCCAAGGCGACCGGCGAGATCGGCCAGCAGATTTCCGGCATCCAGGCTGCCACCAACGAATCCGTCGGCGCCATCCGGGAGATCTCGACGACGATCGAACGGCTGTCCGAGATTGCCGCCGCGGTCGCCGCGGCAGTCGAGGAGCAGGGCGCCGCCACCTCCGAGATCTCCCGTAACATTCAGCACGCCGCGACCGGCACGCAGCAGGTGTCAGTCAACATCACCGACGTTCAGCGCGGCGCCAACGAGACGGGGGACACGTCGAGCCTCGTGCTGACCGCCGCGCGCCAGCTCTCGGGCGACAGTAACCGCCTCAAGCAGGAGGTCAGCCGCTTCCTCCAGTCGGTCCGCGCCGCCTGA